A genomic stretch from Anaerococcus mediterraneensis includes:
- a CDS encoding dihydroorotate dehydrogenase — protein sequence MRLKTNICGIDFKNPVIAASGTFGFGREFADYIDIDKLGGISSKGLTLNKNEGNSGIRIYETPAGMMNSIGLQNPGIDHFIDHELVFMKEHSPVIIANLGGHSYDDYEIGASKLDKTDVEMIELNISCPNLKEGGMAFGTDPKKAREVISLVRNKTQKPLIVKLSPNVTNIAEFARIAQEEDADAISLVNTFNAMAVDIKRKKFVFDNKTAGLSGPAIKPIALRMTCEVVNAVDIPVIAMGGIVNTEDALEFLMLGASAVQVGTANFANLDAMINIIDGLEKYCADNKIDNIKEIIGIL from the coding sequence ATGAGATTAAAAACGAATATTTGTGGAATAGATTTTAAAAATCCAGTCATAGCTGCAAGTGGTACCTTTGGTTTTGGGAGAGAATTTGCTGACTACATAGATATAGATAAGCTCGGAGGGATCTCATCAAAGGGACTTACCTTAAATAAGAATGAAGGCAATAGTGGTATAAGGATCTATGAAACACCAGCCGGAATGATGAACTCAATTGGACTTCAAAATCCAGGAATTGATCATTTTATTGACCATGAACTTGTCTTTATGAAAGAACATTCACCAGTTATAATTGCAAACCTTGGCGGACATAGTTATGATGATTATGAAATAGGTGCAAGTAAATTAGATAAAACTGATGTAGAAATGATAGAGCTTAATATATCCTGTCCAAACCTTAAAGAAGGTGGCATGGCTTTTGGAACTGATCCTAAAAAAGCAAGGGAAGTTATAAGTCTAGTTAGAAATAAAACCCAAAAACCACTAATAGTAAAACTTTCACCAAATGTGACAAATATAGCTGAATTTGCAAGAATCGCTCAAGAAGAAGACGCAGATGCGATCTCATTAGTCAACACATTCAATGCTATGGCAGTTGATATAAAGAGAAAAAAATTTGTTTTTGACAATAAAACTGCTGGCTTATCAGGACCAGCTATCAAACCAATTGCACTGAGGATGACTTGTGAGGTTGTAAATGCAGTTGATATACCTGTTATAGCCATGGGTGGGATAGTAAACACAGAAGACGCTCTAGAATTTTTAATGCTAGGAGCAAGTGCCGTACAAGTTGGCACAGCAAATTTTGCAAATTTAGATGCTATGATTAATATAATAGATGGATTAGAGAAATATTGTGCAGATAATAAAATAGACAATATTAAAGAAATTATAGGAATTTTATAG
- the pyrE gene encoding orotate phosphoribosyltransferase: protein MDKTIELLRKSDALLEGHFILSSGKHSNRYIQCAKLIEHPTYCQEVAEIIAEKVKEAGIDVDLCVGPAMGGIIIAYEVARALGTNAIFTERENNIMTLRRGFEIKEGSKVLIVEDVITTGKSSFETVEVIKEHGGEVVGLSSIVNRSGKEEINGVKLISAVNIHVEAWDPDDIPEELAGIPAVKPGSRKMKS, encoded by the coding sequence ATGGATAAAACAATAGAATTATTAAGAAAATCAGATGCCCTTCTAGAAGGCCACTTCATTTTATCAAGTGGGAAACATTCTAATAGGTATATCCAATGTGCAAAACTTATTGAGCACCCAACATATTGCCAAGAAGTAGCAGAAATTATAGCAGAAAAAGTAAAGGAAGCTGGTATTGATGTCGATCTTTGTGTAGGACCTGCTATGGGCGGGATAATAATTGCCTACGAAGTAGCTAGAGCACTTGGCACCAATGCCATATTTACAGAAAGAGAAAATAATATAATGACCCTAAGACGTGGTTTTGAGATTAAAGAAGGATCCAAAGTTTTGATAGTTGAAGATGTCATAACCACAGGCAAATCTTCTTTTGAAACTGTAGAAGTTATAAAAGAACATGGAGGAGAAGTCGTTGGTCTTTCATCTATTGTAAATAGGTCTGGAAAAGAAGAAATAAATGGTGTCAAACTAATTTCAGCAGTAAATATACATGTAGAAGCCTGGGATCCTGATGATATACCAGAAGAATTAGCAGGTATACCTGCTGTAAAACCAGGTTCAAGAAAAATGAAATCTTGA
- the pyrF gene encoding orotidine-5'-phosphate decarboxylase: MNIIDKLYDRVEKLGFVCVGLDTSLDYLPDYMKEGKAISDAIFTYNKEIIDNTKDVCAIYKLQIAYYESYGIEGMIAYKNTLAYLRENGLLSIGDVKRSDIAASAQMYAKAHFEGDFETDFITLNPYMGLDSISPYEPYLEKGDKGVFVLLRTSNPGANDFEVLDVNGEELFFTIGDKLKEINDKYIGEKGYGPLGLVVGATHSQEVAKIRNRYDNMFFLIPGFGAQKADSKNVYNLLENLNGGVVNSSRAILKNWMNFEDGATKVGHYAREKAIETYKEISANE; encoded by the coding sequence ATGAATATAATTGACAAACTCTACGATAGGGTAGAGAAACTAGGTTTTGTATGTGTTGGTCTTGATACATCGCTTGATTATCTACCAGATTATATGAAAGAAGGCAAAGCTATTTCTGATGCCATTTTTACCTACAACAAAGAAATAATTGATAATACCAAAGATGTTTGTGCTATTTATAAGTTACAAATTGCATATTATGAATCATATGGTATTGAGGGCATGATTGCCTATAAAAATACCCTTGCTTACCTTAGGGAAAATGGCCTACTTAGCATAGGTGATGTAAAAAGATCTGACATAGCAGCATCAGCACAAATGTATGCAAAAGCACATTTTGAGGGAGATTTTGAAACGGATTTTATAACCCTAAATCCTTACATGGGTCTAGACTCAATTTCACCTTATGAACCATACTTAGAAAAAGGTGATAAGGGCGTTTTTGTACTCCTTAGAACATCAAATCCGGGAGCAAATGATTTTGAAGTCCTAGATGTTAATGGAGAAGAATTGTTTTTTACCATAGGTGATAAACTAAAAGAAATAAATGATAAGTATATTGGGGAAAAAGGCTATGGACCTCTAGGCCTAGTTGTCGGTGCTACACATTCACAAGAAGTTGCCAAAATAAGAAATAGATATGACAATATGTTCTTTTTGATACCTGGTTTTGGTGCCCAGAAGGCAGATTCTAAAAATGTTTACAATCTATTAGAAAACCTAAATGGAGGAGTAGTTAACTCATCTAGGGCAATCCTTAAAAACTGGATGAATTTTGAAGATGGGGCAACAAAAGTTGGCCATTATGCAAGAGAAAAAGCTATAGAAACATACAAGGAAATTAGTGCAAATGAGTAA
- the dnaX gene encoding DNA polymerase III subunit gamma/tau: MAKALYRQYRPKTFDQLLGQDKVVNVLKNQVINNNISHAYIFAGERGCGKTSAAKIFAKAINCLNPKDGSPCLECENCRAIDDENTLDFVEMDAASNRRIDDIRNIKDNVIYPPSKLKYKVYIIDEAHMITREAFNALLKIMEEPPKHLVFILATTEIEKIPKTILSRVQKFEFNRIDPDKIKKQIEIILKDLNISMENEAIDLIIRKANGAMRDALSILDQVISFNKDHYDLSDLDFILGSVDFTKVDQLVTNIIAFDQKESLKTLYDIRQDGKSNTDIVDTLISFYRDLMLLKISEDESLFENKDRLLLLKNKIDKIDLDRILTSLDIINEYSNKLKYGSNTDVITDVMVLRLIDYVDYNKLDSRIKKLERSKDSDIIDLVNKLVDNRLKNIDLSNIENNIISKEDDNIISEVNTDQLIPKEPSKKDDSVMVKEANNYISISNDQIKTIQDMILATSGSLVSAMFIDEGFNYTYDKKTFTIYMQDEFYWVFLDSKKDDIEDNISRILKNKIKFAIELGSPKDKYSDDFGTEENIKRLKEIFAEELIIK; encoded by the coding sequence ATGGCAAAAGCTTTATATAGACAGTATAGACCCAAAACCTTTGACCAACTTCTAGGCCAAGATAAGGTAGTCAATGTCTTAAAAAATCAAGTTATAAATAATAATATATCCCATGCCTATATTTTTGCAGGAGAGAGAGGGTGTGGAAAAACATCCGCAGCCAAAATCTTTGCCAAGGCTATAAATTGCTTAAACCCAAAAGATGGTTCTCCTTGTTTGGAGTGTGAAAATTGTAGAGCAATTGATGATGAAAATACACTTGACTTTGTCGAAATGGATGCAGCTAGCAATAGAAGGATAGATGATATTAGAAATATAAAAGATAATGTCATATATCCACCATCTAAGTTAAAATACAAAGTATATATTATCGATGAAGCTCACATGATAACCAGAGAGGCTTTCAATGCCTTGCTAAAAATAATGGAAGAGCCACCAAAACATTTGGTATTTATACTTGCTACAACAGAAATAGAAAAAATACCTAAAACTATCCTATCAAGGGTTCAAAAATTTGAGTTCAACAGGATAGATCCCGATAAAATAAAAAAACAGATAGAGATAATATTAAAAGATCTTAATATCAGTATGGAAAATGAGGCTATAGATCTAATAATTAGAAAAGCTAATGGGGCAATGAGAGATGCCCTATCTATACTTGATCAGGTAATATCCTTTAACAAGGACCATTATGACCTAAGTGACTTAGATTTTATTTTAGGTTCTGTGGATTTTACTAAAGTTGATCAGTTGGTCACAAATATTATTGCCTTTGATCAAAAAGAGAGTCTAAAGACATTATATGATATTAGGCAAGATGGAAAATCAAATACTGATATAGTTGATACCCTTATAAGCTTCTATAGGGATTTGATGCTTTTAAAAATAAGTGAAGATGAGTCTCTATTTGAAAATAAAGACAGGCTCCTATTATTGAAAAATAAGATTGATAAAATTGATCTAGATCGCATACTCACTAGTCTTGATATTATAAATGAATATTCAAATAAACTCAAATATGGATCAAATACTGATGTCATAACTGATGTTATGGTCCTAAGGCTTATAGACTATGTTGATTATAATAAATTGGACTCTAGGATAAAAAAGCTTGAAAGATCTAAAGACTCTGATATAATCGACCTTGTAAATAAGCTAGTAGATAATAGACTTAAAAATATAGACTTATCTAACATTGAAAACAATATCATATCAAAAGAAGATGACAATATAATCTCAGAAGTAAATACAGATCAACTTATCCCAAAAGAGCCGTCTAAAAAAGATGATTCTGTTATGGTCAAGGAAGCTAATAATTATATAAGTATAAGCAATGATCAGATAAAAACTATACAAGATATGATCTTAGCTACATCTGGCAGTCTTGTTTCTGCTATGTTTATAGATGAGGGTTTTAATTATACCTACGATAAAAAGACTTTTACAATCTATATGCAAGATGAATTCTATTGGGTATTTTTAGATAGTAAAAAAGATGATATAGAAGATAATATAAGCAGGATCTTAAAAAACAAGATTAAATTTGCTATAGAGCTAGGAAGCCCAAAAGATAAATATTCAGATGATTTTGGTACAGAGGAAAATATAAAAAGGTTAAAAGAAATTTTTGCTGAAGAATTAATAATAAAATAG
- a CDS encoding glucosaminidase domain-containing protein produces MINKKNKIILAILLLSAIFIKPSETYASENDKDIKESLMNGLRLISEETMNLKDMRDIRFEKFKKDLDEFIEKGSEKIPSKNYFYLLNPTNFTREELGWGLANTNLLGLENDFKEVGEKENINPILLMAMAKHETGNGTSQLFKEKKNLFGFNAIDSDPYNQATDFSSERLSIETVAKHLKNEYLNEKGRYYKGISTKGIGVSYATDPDWSKKVEWMMIEVARNMIKSYDAYEN; encoded by the coding sequence ATGATAAATAAAAAAAATAAAATTATATTAGCTATTCTCTTATTATCAGCGATATTTATCAAACCTAGCGAAACTTATGCTAGTGAAAATGATAAAGATATAAAAGAATCATTAATGAACGGTCTTAGATTAATATCTGAAGAAACAATGAATCTAAAAGATATGAGAGATATAAGATTTGAAAAATTTAAAAAAGATTTAGATGAATTTATAGAAAAGGGATCAGAAAAAATTCCATCAAAAAATTATTTTTATCTTTTAAATCCCACAAACTTCACAAGAGAAGAATTAGGTTGGGGGCTGGCAAATACTAATTTGCTTGGACTGGAAAATGATTTTAAGGAAGTAGGAGAAAAAGAAAATATAAATCCAATCCTACTTATGGCTATGGCAAAGCATGAAACTGGTAATGGTACAAGTCAGCTTTTTAAGGAAAAGAAAAATCTTTTTGGTTTCAATGCTATTGATAGCGATCCCTACAACCAAGCGACAGATTTTTCTAGTGAAAGATTATCTATAGAAACTGTTGCAAAACATTTAAAGAATGAATATCTCAATGAAAAGGGCAGATATTACAAGGGTATATCTACTAAGGGAATAGGCGTCTCCTATGCTACAGATCCTGATTGGTCAAAAAAAGTTGAATGGATGATGATAGAAGTAGCAAGAAATATGATAAAATCATATGATGCTTATGAAAATTAG
- a CDS encoding dihydroorotate dehydrogenase electron transfer subunit: protein MSNYIKSRVLENVEISPGIHKISLDINLGAQPGQFFMLRCDSSSIDPILSRPFGVCDQKEDRLVFLCQVVGKATKLIGGLKKDDKVSILGPLGQGFDIKNEGKVAIVAGGIGIAPLLELAKALDNKADFFGGFQDKPYFVDEFKPFVENIVTSSERIENKLILDKLDPDKYDIIYACGPNPMLKALYEKNTKAKIQVSMEAHMACGIGACLGCTVKDSNDHYVRVCKDGPVFDAERIFG from the coding sequence ATGAGTAATTATATTAAATCTAGAGTCCTAGAAAATGTTGAAATATCACCAGGTATTCATAAAATAAGCCTAGATATAAACTTAGGTGCACAACCAGGCCAATTTTTTATGCTTAGGTGTGATAGTTCCTCAATAGATCCAATCTTATCTAGGCCATTTGGTGTTTGCGACCAAAAAGAAGATAGGTTAGTGTTTTTGTGTCAGGTCGTTGGCAAGGCCACAAAATTGATAGGTGGACTTAAAAAAGATGATAAAGTTTCAATACTTGGACCTCTTGGTCAGGGCTTTGATATCAAAAATGAAGGCAAGGTTGCAATTGTCGCCGGAGGTATTGGTATAGCCCCTCTTTTGGAGTTAGCAAAAGCTCTAGATAATAAGGCTGATTTTTTTGGAGGTTTCCAGGACAAACCATATTTTGTAGATGAATTTAAACCATTTGTAGAAAATATTGTGACAAGCTCAGAAAGAATCGAAAATAAATTGATTTTGGATAAACTTGATCCTGATAAATATGATATTATTTATGCTTGTGGTCCAAACCCAATGCTAAAAGCCTTGTATGAAAAAAATACAAAGGCAAAAATACAAGTATCAATGGAAGCCCATATGGCATGCGGTATAGGGGCCTGCCTAGGTTGTACAGTTAAAGATTCTAATGACCATTATGTTAGAGTTTGCAAAGATGGTCCAGTTTTTGACGCAGAAAGGATATTTGGATGA
- the cbpB gene encoding cyclic-di-AMP-binding protein CbpB translates to MIGEKFTKIFNRPTANLMIPASQVAVVNEADSLLHAVLVLSNSGYQTIPVVDDYNCIRGLISISDIVTSFDNLSLFDEDKLAKLKVNQVMRQVVPILFDNYDLEDVFSLLIDNNFICITHKNGYFIGIIPRKIVLERFTQIAHNIEKEYEMIEK, encoded by the coding sequence ATGATTGGAGAAAAATTTACTAAGATATTTAATAGACCAACAGCAAATCTAATGATCCCTGCAAGCCAAGTTGCAGTAGTAAATGAGGCTGATTCCTTATTACATGCCGTTTTAGTTTTATCAAACTCAGGATACCAAACCATACCTGTGGTGGATGATTACAACTGTATTAGAGGTCTAATATCTATTTCTGATATTGTTACAAGCTTTGATAACCTATCTTTGTTTGATGAAGATAAACTAGCAAAGCTAAAAGTCAACCAAGTTATGAGACAAGTTGTTCCTATTCTTTTTGATAATTATGACTTAGAAGATGTATTTTCTCTTCTTATAGACAATAACTTCATCTGCATAACCCATAAAAACGGATATTTTATAGGTATCATTCCTAGAAAGATAGTTCTTGAAAGATTTACACAAATTGCCCACAATATAGAAAAAGAATATGAGATGATAGAAAAATAA
- the tnpA gene encoding IS200/IS605 family transposase: MDKNSLSHTKWRCKYHIVFAPKYRRQVIYRQLRKDIGSILRELCSRKGIKIIEAELCPDHIHMLVEIPPKYSISQIMGYLKGKSSLIIFDRHANLKYKYGNRHFWCRGYYVDTVGRNEKKIKEYIQNQLKEDYYAEQISIKEYYDPFTGESVNKNK; the protein is encoded by the coding sequence TTGGACAAGAATAGTTTATCACATACCAAGTGGAGATGCAAATACCACATAGTTTTTGCACCAAAATATAGAAGACAAGTAATATACAGACAATTGAGAAAAGACATAGGCAGCATACTTCGCGAATTATGTTCAAGAAAAGGAATAAAAATAATAGAAGCAGAACTATGTCCAGATCATATCCACATGCTTGTAGAAATCCCGCCAAAATATTCAATATCACAAATAATGGGATATTTAAAAGGAAAAAGTTCGCTGATAATATTCGATAGACATGCCAATTTAAAATATAAATATGGAAACAGACACTTTTGGTGTAGAGGATACTATGTGGATACAGTCGGAAGAAATGAAAAGAAAATAAAAGAATATATACAAAATCAATTAAAAGAAGATTATTATGCTGAGCAAATAAGTATCAAAGAATACTATGACCCGTTTACGGGCGAGTCAGTAAATAAGAACAAATAA
- the recR gene encoding recombination mediator RecR: MALLPESLNNLIEQFQKLPTIGRKSAERLAMSIVDRDEKSVIDFANSLIEVKNKIHHCQICGNLTEDDICNICKDFTRDEEHICIVEDVKNLIAIEKSHAYRGKYHVLGGLISPSDDIGPEKLNIDKLLKRIENENIKEIILAISSTIEGETTILFITNLLKNKNVKISKIAQGIPVGSNLEYFDQLTLERALEDRRDISDEI; this comes from the coding sequence ATGGCTTTATTACCTGAATCCCTAAATAATCTTATAGAACAATTTCAGAAACTACCCACTATAGGTAGGAAAAGTGCTGAAAGACTGGCTATGAGCATAGTAGATAGGGATGAAAAAAGTGTGATAGATTTTGCTAATAGTCTAATTGAAGTGAAAAATAAGATCCATCACTGCCAGATCTGCGGAAACCTAACTGAAGATGATATATGCAACATATGCAAAGATTTTACCAGGGATGAAGAACACATTTGTATAGTTGAGGATGTCAAAAATCTAATAGCAATAGAAAAATCTCACGCTTATAGGGGAAAATATCATGTTCTAGGTGGACTTATATCTCCTTCAGATGATATAGGGCCAGAAAAACTAAATATCGATAAGCTTCTGAAAAGAATAGAAAATGAAAATATAAAAGAAATAATATTGGCTATTTCATCAACTATAGAAGGTGAAACAACCATTTTATTTATAACAAATTTATTAAAAAATAAAAATGTTAAAATTTCAAAAATTGCTCAAGGAATCCCAGTAGGATCTAACCTTGAATATTTTGATCAATTGACATTAGAAAGAGCCCTTGAAGATAGGAGGGACATAAGTGATGAAATTTAA
- a CDS encoding glucose-1-phosphate adenylyltransferase, with translation MRNSNNTVAMLLAGGQGSRLKALTRNMAKPVVPFGGKFRIIDFALSNSTNSEIKDIGVLTQYKPQLLNEHLGIGTAWDYDRNFGGLRILSPYYTEDGGRWFEGTASAIYENINYLDQINPEYVLILSGDHIYKMDYRKLLDVHKKEGADATIAVMEVDWDEASRFGIMNTDEDGKIIEFEEKPENPKSNLASMGIYIFSWKILRKQLIEDYENKDSSNDFGKDIIPKMLNEGLQLFVYKFDGYWKDVGTVRSYWQANLDLIDPNNELDIYDDNWRIYTRSQNLPPHRLGKYADLNDTLVNEACIIEGKVRHSVLFSGVEIEKGAEVYNSVLLNGSKVRSGIKLYNCVVAENMDINQDIGKENDEKVYLVSDEGIEEE, from the coding sequence ATGAGAAATTCAAACAATACTGTAGCAATGCTTTTAGCCGGTGGGCAAGGATCAAGATTGAAAGCGTTGACAAGAAATATGGCAAAACCTGTTGTCCCATTTGGAGGAAAATTTCGAATCATAGATTTTGCTTTGAGCAATTCAACAAATAGTGAAATAAAAGATATAGGTGTTTTAACCCAGTATAAACCACAGTTATTAAATGAACATCTGGGGATAGGAACTGCCTGGGACTATGATAGAAACTTTGGTGGTTTGAGAATTTTAAGCCCATATTATACTGAAGATGGTGGTAGGTGGTTTGAAGGAACTGCATCAGCCATATATGAAAATATAAATTATTTAGATCAGATAAATCCGGAGTATGTTTTAATTTTATCTGGAGACCATATTTATAAAATGGATTATAGGAAGCTTTTGGATGTCCATAAGAAAGAGGGAGCAGATGCTACCATTGCTGTTATGGAGGTGGATTGGGACGAAGCTAGTAGGTTCGGTATTATGAATACTGACGAGGATGGAAAAATAATTGAATTTGAAGAAAAACCAGAAAATCCAAAATCTAATCTTGCATCTATGGGAATATACATATTTTCATGGAAAATTTTGAGAAAACAACTTATTGAAGACTATGAGAACAAGGATTCATCCAATGATTTTGGCAAAGATATAATTCCAAAAATGCTAAATGAAGGATTGCAATTATTTGTATATAAATTCGACGGATATTGGAAGGATGTCGGTACTGTAAGGAGCTATTGGCAGGCTAACTTAGATCTTATAGACCCAAATAATGAACTTGATATATATGATGATAATTGGCGAATTTATACAAGATCGCAAAACTTACCTCCTCATAGACTTGGCAAGTATGCTGATTTAAATGATACACTAGTTAATGAAGCCTGTATTATTGAAGGAAAAGTTAGACACTCAGTATTATTTTCAGGTGTTGAAATAGAAAAAGGAGCTGAAGTTTATAATTCAGTTTTATTAAATGGATCTAAAGTTAGGTCTGGGATTAAACTATATAACTGTGTAGTGGCTGAAAATATGGATATAAACCAAGATATAGGCAAAGAAAATGATGAAAAAGTCTATCTTGTAAGTGATGAAGGAATCGAGGAGGAATAA
- a CDS encoding GlgB N-terminal domain-containing protein produces MNTRDYLNGKSADGYEFFGAHKKDKGYIFRLLAPQAQAAYIVGDFNNWEKTALRKYNTGVFSISIDQANANDRYQYIIEDKDGNLYTKIDPYSKKISMDEKSSVIVDDAYKFKYKKIKSKVKNIYQLHLGSLFRQDKDREAILDELINHLKTNNFSHLQFMPVNEYVNYKQMGYSSIGLFSLSERYGDIIGFKKFVDRLHKEKIGIIVEIDTAEFDPNPIYLDYFDESNLYNYDYDNIKYNYFGSINFDPKKNLVKSYLASFMKYYTKDLNIDGIYFSSVENNIYWQGDFSRGINDDWISLLKDLNEIIKAYKSISIAGFNGSFVDYDLGFDYIFDREFSTMVEVFQDLPINRANYQRYIKNLIANGNEKKIFGFSYVDSYTNEASLAMKIHSDDNKIKQLKTLFTFLYSLKSSKLIFMGDELSDFKTFSIYDGFEFNNFNQDQKTFNDFYKDLSDLYKKSKALSDPDSMINELEIEGYSIYAYERSFEKERLLVIVNFTDISYEIKSPYDLDELINTDELVYGGSGNINLKVEKGDEIMFGPFTAAIFKIK; encoded by the coding sequence ATGAACACTAGAGATTATTTGAATGGAAAATCAGCTGATGGATATGAGTTTTTTGGAGCTCATAAAAAAGATAAAGGATATATATTTAGGCTATTAGCACCTCAAGCTCAAGCTGCATATATAGTTGGGGATTTTAATAATTGGGAGAAAACTGCCCTTAGGAAATATAATACAGGCGTATTTTCCATAAGTATAGACCAAGCAAATGCTAATGATAGGTATCAATACATTATAGAAGATAAGGATGGAAATTTATATACAAAAATTGACCCATATTCTAAAAAGATAAGTATGGATGAAAAATCATCAGTCATTGTTGATGATGCTTATAAATTTAAATACAAAAAAATAAAATCTAAGGTAAAAAACATATATCAATTACATTTAGGATCTCTTTTTAGACAGGATAAAGATAGAGAAGCTATCTTAGACGAACTTATAAACCATCTAAAAACAAATAATTTTAGTCATTTACAATTTATGCCAGTAAATGAGTATGTTAACTATAAACAAATGGGCTATTCATCTATTGGATTGTTTTCATTATCTGAAAGATATGGTGATATAATAGGTTTTAAAAAGTTTGTTGATAGGCTACACAAGGAAAAAATAGGGATTATAGTAGAAATTGATACAGCAGAATTTGACCCTAATCCAATTTATCTGGACTATTTTGATGAATCTAACTTATACAATTATGATTATGATAATATAAAGTATAATTATTTTGGATCTATAAATTTTGATCCGAAAAAGAACCTTGTAAAATCATACTTAGCAAGCTTTATGAAATATTATACAAAAGATCTTAATATCGATGGCATATATTTTTCATCAGTTGAAAATAATATTTATTGGCAGGGTGATTTCTCAAGGGGTATAAATGATGACTGGATAAGTCTTTTAAAAGACCTAAATGAAATTATAAAAGCTTATAAGTCTATTTCGATAGCAGGTTTTAATGGAAGTTTTGTTGATTATGACCTAGGTTTTGATTATATTTTTGATAGGGAATTTTCTACTATGGTAGAAGTTTTTCAAGACCTACCTATAAATAGGGCTAACTACCAAAGATATATTAAAAATCTTATAGCTAATGGGAATGAGAAAAAGATTTTTGGTTTTTCCTATGTTGATAGTTACACAAATGAAGCGTCCTTAGCTATGAAAATTCACTCTGATGACAATAAAATAAAACAACTTAAAACATTGTTTACATTTTTGTATAGCCTAAAATCATCAAAATTGATATTTATGGGTGATGAATTATCAGATTTTAAAACTTTTTCTATCTATGATGGATTTGAATTTAATAATTTTAATCAAGATCAAAAGACTTTCAATGATTTTTATAAAGATTTATCAGATCTTTATAAAAAATCAAAGGCCTTGTCAGATCCGGATTCAATGATAAATGAATTGGAGATAGAGGGTTATTCTATATACGCTTATGAAAGATCTTTTGAAAAAGAAAGACTTTTAGTTATAGTGAACTTTACAGACATATCATATGAAATAAAATCTCCTTACGACCTAGATGAGCTAATAAATACAGATGAGTTAGTCTACGGAGGTTCTGGAAATATTAATCTAAAGGTGGAAAAAGGAGATGAAATAATGTTTGGACCTTTTACTGCCGCAATATTTAAAATAAAATAA
- a CDS encoding YbaB/EbfC family nucleoid-associated protein has product MARNFRGGMPNMNNMMKQVKKMQADMEKAQQEIEEKEFTSSAGGGVVEATINGKKEVVAIKIDPDVVDPEDVEMLQDLIMVAVNEAISQADKFNEEKMGKLTGGINIPGLM; this is encoded by the coding sequence ATGGCAAGAAATTTTAGAGGCGGAATGCCAAACATGAATAACATGATGAAACAAGTAAAAAAAATGCAAGCTGATATGGAAAAAGCCCAGCAAGAGATTGAGGAAAAAGAATTTACCTCAAGCGCTGGTGGTGGAGTAGTAGAGGCTACTATCAATGGAAAAAAAGAAGTTGTTGCTATAAAAATAGATCCAGATGTTGTAGATCCAGAAGATGTTGAGATGCTTCAAGATTTGATCATGGTAGCAGTAAATGAAGCTATAAGCCAAGCGGACAAATTTAATGAAGAAAAAATGGGCAAATTAACAGGTGGAATCAACATCCCTGGTCTAATGTAA